A single Pogoniulus pusillus isolate bPogPus1 chromosome 27, bPogPus1.pri, whole genome shotgun sequence DNA region contains:
- the CCT2 gene encoding T-complex protein 1 subunit beta encodes MASLSLAPVNIFKAGADEEKAETARLSSFVGAIAIGDLVKSTLGPKGMDKILLSTGRDSTVTVTNDGATILKAIGVDNPAAKVLVDMSKVQDDEVGDGTTSVTVLAAELLREAELLIARKIHPQTIIAGWRAATKASREALLKAAVDHGDDEVKFREDLMNIAGTTLSSKLLTHHKDHFVKLAVEAVLRLKGSGNLEAIHVIKKLGGSLADSYLDEGFLLDKKIGVNQPKRIENAKILIANTGMDTDKIKIFGSRVRVDSTAKVAEIEQAEKEKMKEKVDRILKHGINCFINRQLIYNYPEQLFGAAGVMAIEHADFAGVERLALVTGGEIASTFDHPELVKLGSCKLIEEVMIGEDKLIHFSGVAMGEACTIVLRGATQQILDEAERSLHDALCVLAQTVKDTRTVYGGGCSEMLMANAVAELAIRTPGKESVAMESFAKALRMIPTIIADNAGYDSADLVAQLRAAHSEGKTTYGLDMNEGTIGDMAVLGVTESFQVKRQVLLSAAEAAEMILRVDDIIKAAPRKRVPDHRPC; translated from the exons atg GCATCGCTTTCCCTTGCTCCTGTGAACATTTTCAAGGCAGGTGcagatgaagaaaaggcagaaacagCTCGGCTG TCGTCCTTTGTTGGTGCCATTGCTATTGGTGACCTGGTCAAGAGCACTCTGGGTCCTAAAGGCATG GACAAGATTCTTTTGAGTACCGGGAGAGACAGCACGGTAACAGTTACCAATGATGGTGCCACCATCCTGAAAGCTATTGGAGTTGACAACCCAGCTGCCAAGGTCTTGGTTG ATATGTCAAAGGTTCAGGATGATGAAGTAGGTGATGGAACTACATCTGTCACAGTGTTGGCAGCTGAACTACTGAGG GAGGCAGAATTGTTGATTGCAAGGAAAATTCATCCTCAGACCATCattgcaggctggagagcagccacaaaAGCTTCAAGAGAGGCGCTTCtgaaagcagctgtggatcATGG TGATGATGAAGTCAAGTTCCGTGAAGACTTGATGAACATTGCGGGAACGACTCTCTCCTCCAAATTGCTTACTCATCATAAGGATCACTTTGTCAAACTAGCTGTAGAAGCTGTTCTTAGGTTGAAAGGTTCTGGTAATTTGGAGGCCATCCATGTCATTAAGAAACTTGGTGGAAGTTTGGCTGATTCCTACTTAGATGAAG GGTTTTTACTTGACAAGAAGATTGGTGTAAATCAGCCCAAAAGAATTGAAAATGCCAAGATTCTTATCGCAAACACCGGTATGGATACGGACAAGATTAAG ATTTTTGGCTCTCGTGTTAGAGTGGACTCTACAGCAAAGGTAGCAGAAATAGAacaggcagaaaaagaaaaaatgaaggaGAAGGTAGACCGGATCCTTAAGCATGGAATAAACTGCTTTATTAACAG ACAGCTGATTTACAACTACCCTGAACAGCTGTTTGGAGCTGCTGGTGTCATGGCTATTGAACATGCAGATTTTGCAGGTGTCGAGCGCCTGGCTCTTGTTACAG GTGGTGAAATTGCATCAACCTTTGATCACCCTGAGCTAGTCAAACTGGGGAGCTGCAAGCTTATTGAGGAAGTCATGATTGGAGAAGATAAACTCATTCATTTCTCTGGAGTGGCAATGG GTGAAGCCTGCACCATAGTTTTACGTGGAGCAACACAGCAGATTCTTGATGAAGCAGAGAGGTCTTTGCATGATGCTCTCTGTGTCCTTGCCCAGACCGTGAAGGACACCAGAACTGTGTATGGTGGAG GTTGTTCAGAGATGCTGATGGCTAATGCTGTTGCAGAACTTGCCATCCGAACACCTGGCAAAGAGTCTGTTGCAATGGAGTCCTTTGCTAAGGCTTTACGAATG ATCCCAACAATAATAGCTGACAATGCTGGTTACGACAGTGCAGATCTAGTtgctcagctcagagctgctcacagTGAAGGAAAGACTACTTATGGACTTG ATATGAACGAGGGTACCATTGGAGACATGGCAGTCCTGGGGGTGACAGAAAGTTTTCAAGTCAAGAGACAAGttctgctgagtgcagctgaggcagcagaaatGATTCTTCGTGTAGATGACATTATTAAAGCAGCACCAAG